The following is a genomic window from Strongyloides ratti genome assembly S_ratti_ED321, chromosome : 1.
GTTAATTATCATGCTCCGTCTTTACAGCCTATTATTGAAATCCTTAAGGTTACCTCAAactatgttttttaaatctaataCTCATAGTTACCTCAAACTGGCTGTTTCAAGACCTCATCTTAGGGGGGAGATGTAAAACACTCCATTCGTGTGTTTTACGTGAAGTGATATtgttttatctatttttatcagcgcttattatttcttttttagtGCACTTTCAATGACTCTGGATTAGATAACAATTCAGTATTCTCAGAAATGGGATTTGCCACTGAGGACATAAAAATCAACAAAGCTAAATCAGAATTGGAACttataaagaatatattaaaaaattctttttgtGATGCTAGTGATGTAGTTGCAGAAAGCTCTAAAGCTGTTGACAACTTATCTTCTAGTATTTCTAAGGCTGAGGAATTAACAAGTGGTTTTTATGAGCAAGTTCAGGAAATCCAAAGTGTTTTGAATGGTTTCTGTTTGCGACGGGACGGGGGAACAATAGGGACAGGAGAAACTCATCATCGTTATAAATGTACAGAATGTGATGATACATTCCCTTACCCAAATCTTCTTGATATTCATATGAAACTTCATAAGAAAAGATACGCCTGTGATATTTGTGGTAAAAAATATCAGAAGTTAACTTTTTTGGataaacataaattatatgGGCACAAAAAGACTTATGATTGCAGATATTGTACTAGAGTTTTTGCAACTTATCAATCACTAAGAGTTCACGAAAACCTTGAACATGAGAATCCTAGAAAGTCCAAATCCATAAAAAATGGTTGTCCAAATTGTGAATTAGATTTTGGTTCACCCGAAGATTTGGAGAAACACTTAAAAGTATGTGCGAAGGTATACGTTAGAGCTTCTTATTCGGCTGGACCATCTCCAGCTTATCAGCCAATTATCTCACCAGCTCTCAGCGTACGATCTCTTCCAAATATTAGCAAATTAACTCCAATAGACAATGTCGCATCACCAGGAATTGGGAAATTGCCATCTTCACCTCAAATTACACTTACTAAAATGGATACAACATGTCCTTTTTGCAGCCGAGAACCTTTTGCCGCAACAACATCAAGAGATAGACACATTAAAAGGTTCCATCCAAATATGATTCATTTTTTGACGAATACCAATTTTCACAACACAAAAAGCTCCTGGGCAAAGGAACCAAAATTGGAACATGTGTGTACTTATTGTGGCAGAAGCTTTTCTGAACTTAAAAAACTTCATTACCATGAAGCTGGTCACAGAAAGAATGAGGATGACAGTCAAATGGATCTTGGTCAggagtttattttttaattctttctAGTCTATTTGTGAGCCGCTTTCTGTTAACTTTAGACTTGTTCTATAGTTTgcacattttttttgtaatttaaaaaataaagtatatgtatataaatatttattttttgttctaTTCAATTTTAGTGGgtgtattataaattaataattaatatccaaaataatgataatgtaatgaaaaatatgttttaatttaaattatttctacaaaaagagaaatttatatatgttaaattgtaaaaagtaatttaaagtactaatagatattttttaatttatatcttaaaaaaagaataatctAATCTTgacattatatatttcaattaaaagaGAATCAAAAGATGGCTGGTTTGTCAGTCTATTATCATGttgaataaattatatttaaaaaaattataacctCTTAATAACGAAAAAAtgcataataataataaaattgttgaatatttttagatatatctcaagaacaaaaatttatagctATAgtatagtattaaaaatatagaaaataaaattatacccagatgatattttgaaaaagttttgaattatttatcattatactaaatttttaattattatatttaacttGAAACATAAActttacaacaaaaaaaaactaacaTCGAAAGTGTTTTTCCCAACTTTTTTCCATCTTTTTATTAGATTTTGcttaaaaacttttcaaattatatttttgcaGCAAATGAAAAGTTTACCATTTTTCCTGCAATCTTATATGAAGACGTAAATTGTTGGAAAAACTATTGTACTTTACATAATAAATAGACTTTTCTACTC
Proteins encoded in this region:
- a CDS encoding Zinc finger, C2H2 domain and Zinc finger C2H2-type/integrase DNA-binding domain and Zinc finger, C2H2-like domain-containing protein — encoded protein: MGKQFNYTLKMCTFNDSGLDNNSVFSEMGFATEDIKINKAKSELELIKNILKNSFCDASDVVAESSKAVDNLSSSISKAEELTSGFYEQVQEIQSVLNGFCLRRDGGTIGTGETHHRYKCTECDDTFPYPNLLDIHMKLHKKRYACDICGKKYQKLTFLDKHKLYGHKKTYDCRYCTRVFATYQSLRVHENLEHENPRKSKSIKNGCPNCELDFGSPEDLEKHLKVCAKVYVRASYSAGPSPAYQPIISPALSVRSLPNISKLTPIDNVASPGIGKLPSSPQITLTKMDTTCPFCSREPFAATTSRDRHIKRFHPNMIHFLTNTNFHNTKSSWAKEPKLEHVCTYCGRSFSELKKLHYHEAGHRKNEDDSQMDLGQEFIF